A genomic stretch from Candidatus Schekmanbacteria bacterium includes:
- a CDS encoding NAD-dependent deacylase — protein MDKKITDTARIIKNSKKMCALTGAGISAESGIDPFRGKNGIWNRYDPEVYAHIDSFMRNPGKVWVMLKELLAVINSAEPNLGHKSLARLEEMGFLKSIITQNVDGLHQAGGSKKVIEFHGTNAFVLCMECRGKYNSKEISCETLPPKCACGGILRPDVVFFGEQIPQKALSESFSEARSCDVMLVIGTSALVTPAADIPVAAKENGAKIIEINPERTPLSLEIADITIEASAGAALPAIIEAIERT, from the coding sequence ATGGACAAAAAAATAACTGATACCGCGAGAATAATAAAGAACTCAAAAAAAATGTGCGCACTCACAGGCGCAGGAATATCAGCGGAAAGCGGGATAGATCCTTTCCGCGGCAAAAACGGGATATGGAACAGGTATGACCCTGAGGTATATGCACATATAGATTCTTTTATGAGAAATCCCGGGAAAGTATGGGTAATGCTGAAAGAACTATTGGCAGTTATAAACAGTGCAGAGCCGAACTTAGGACACAAAAGCCTCGCAAGGCTTGAAGAGATGGGTTTCTTAAAATCAATCATAACTCAGAATGTCGACGGTCTTCATCAGGCCGGAGGGAGCAAAAAGGTCATAGAATTCCACGGGACCAATGCATTTGTTTTGTGTATGGAATGCAGGGGAAAATATAATTCAAAAGAAATATCCTGCGAAACACTTCCGCCAAAGTGCGCCTGCGGAGGTATATTAAGACCTGACGTAGTATTTTTCGGAGAACAGATACCTCAAAAAGCCCTGTCGGAATCTTTCTCTGAGGCAAGGTCATGCGATGTCATGCTTGTCATCGGGACATCAGCACTTGTAACCCCTGCGGCTGACATACCTGTTGCGGCAAAGGAGAACGGAGCAAAGATAATAGAGATAAATCCTGAAAGAACACCGCTTTCTCTTGAGATTGCGGACATCACAATTGAAGCTTCTGCCGGTGCAGCCCTTCCGGCAATTATCGAAGCAATCGAAAGGACTTGA
- a CDS encoding DUF2905 domain-containing protein encodes MLPELGKTLLIMGIILAVIGAVLIISGKFPFFENLGKLPGDIRIEKKNFSFYFPITTCIIISIILSLILRFFFKK; translated from the coding sequence ATGCTTCCGGAACTTGGCAAAACACTTCTGATAATGGGAATAATACTTGCTGTCATAGGCGCGGTACTCATTATTTCCGGGAAGTTTCCATTTTTTGAAAACCTTGGCAAACTGCCGGGAGATATCCGCATAGAAAAGAAGAACTTCAGTTTCTATTTTCCAATAACTACCTGCATAATAATAAGTATCATCCTCTCCCTGATATTGCGTTTTTTCTTCAAAAAATAA
- a CDS encoding class I SAM-dependent methyltransferase, translated as MEYNDRKPDKKTDKKEEDTWNNAFESGSYSLASPDNYVLNFVKTLPNGKTALDLGCGLGRHIPVLRNKFGLTIGIDISDKAILSSRNIISHSSPNSSFHSSSYSSGASLVKGNMLTVPFRDNTFDLILAWRVIHIGKSSECRQTIDELYRLIKPGGKLLASIRSVKNTLCYLGEKNGEKLEERTFRLTEEGIAGAVYHFFDEKDVTDYFSRFKINLLKETELEHTSYTESATEFKNMFFIIEAEKK; from the coding sequence TTGGAATACAATGACCGGAAGCCTGATAAGAAAACAGATAAGAAAGAGGAAGATACTTGGAATAATGCATTTGAAAGCGGCTCTTATTCGCTCGCTTCACCTGATAACTATGTTTTAAATTTCGTAAAAACTCTTCCCAATGGAAAAACTGCGCTGGACCTGGGATGCGGACTTGGAAGACACATCCCTGTTCTCAGGAACAAGTTCGGATTAACTATTGGAATCGATATATCAGACAAGGCAATCCTTTCTTCACGGAATATTATTTCCCATTCATCTCCGAATTCTTCTTTTCATTCATCTTCTTATTCTTCGGGGGCATCACTCGTAAAGGGGAATATGCTGACAGTCCCGTTCAGGGACAACACTTTTGATCTTATACTTGCATGGAGAGTGATTCACATCGGGAAGTCTTCAGAATGCAGGCAGACAATCGATGAGCTATACAGGCTCATAAAGCCCGGAGGCAAGCTGCTTGCAAGCATAAGGTCTGTAAAAAACACCTTATGTTATCTCGGAGAAAAGAACGGAGAAAAACTCGAAGAAAGAACATTCAGACTTACCGAAGAAGGGATAGCAGGAGCAGTGTATCATTTCTTTGACGAAAAAGATGTGACCGACTACTTTTCACGCTTTAAGATAAATCTCTTAAAAGAAACTGAACTCGAACATACATCTTATACCGAAAGCGCAACGGAATTTAAGAACATGTTTTTTATAATCGAGGCAGAGAAGAAATGA
- a CDS encoding anion transporter — MDIKTASTIIFLLTYAGVAAGNIPGLALDRTGIAVLGAIGMIVTGALDTDEAIRSVDTATMLLLYALMVVSAQFRLAGFYTKIAFSIVKYMKKPETFLLILMATSAILSALLANDIVCLAFTPILCVSLIRGSLNPVPFLIGLACASNIGSASTIIGNPQNMLIGQACHLDFGKFIFWCLPPSALSLVAAYFIIVMIYKGKWQSNCGSVSENSREIWNEYNSRQTTKALILITVLIILFFTPIPRELAAVAAAGILLCSRKISTRSLLGLIDWHLITLFCALFIVIAGIVKFNVPQDTVAFLLSHGININKPEFLSALTVLLSSLVSNVPAVMLLLKNIDLSNVQNLYLLALQSTFAGNLVIIGSIANIITVELARIYDVKIGFKEHARTGIPVTIVSVITALLWMKIVNLLV, encoded by the coding sequence ATGGATATTAAAACTGCTTCCACAATAATATTCCTCCTCACATACGCAGGGGTCGCCGCAGGTAATATTCCGGGACTTGCCTTAGACAGAACAGGCATTGCCGTGCTTGGTGCCATAGGGATGATAGTCACAGGCGCACTTGACACTGATGAGGCCATAAGGTCTGTTGACACGGCAACGATGCTTCTTCTATATGCGTTGATGGTTGTATCGGCTCAGTTCAGGCTTGCAGGTTTTTATACAAAGATCGCTTTTTCAATTGTAAAATACATGAAGAAGCCTGAGACCTTTCTTCTGATATTAATGGCGACATCTGCCATCCTTTCAGCGCTTCTTGCAAACGACATTGTTTGCCTTGCTTTCACTCCTATACTCTGCGTGTCACTTATCAGGGGGTCTTTAAACCCTGTGCCATTTCTTATCGGGCTTGCCTGTGCAAGCAATATAGGCTCTGCCTCGACGATAATAGGTAATCCCCAGAATATGCTTATCGGGCAGGCATGCCATCTTGATTTTGGCAAATTCATTTTCTGGTGTCTTCCGCCTTCAGCATTATCTCTGGTGGCTGCCTATTTCATAATAGTGATGATTTACAAAGGAAAGTGGCAAAGCAACTGCGGCTCTGTAAGTGAAAACTCAAGAGAGATATGGAATGAATACAACAGCCGACAGACAACAAAGGCTCTGATCCTCATAACCGTACTCATAATTCTTTTCTTTACGCCAATACCAAGAGAGCTCGCTGCTGTGGCGGCGGCGGGCATTCTGCTTTGCAGCAGGAAAATATCTACGCGCTCACTTCTCGGTCTGATTGACTGGCATCTCATAACCCTGTTTTGCGCGCTTTTCATAGTTATAGCAGGGATTGTGAAATTTAACGTTCCGCAGGATACAGTGGCTTTTCTTTTGTCACATGGCATAAACATCAATAAACCGGAGTTCCTCTCTGCTCTCACTGTTCTTCTAAGCAGCCTTGTGAGCAATGTGCCGGCAGTGATGCTTCTTCTGAAGAACATAGACCTTAGTAATGTTCAGAATCTCTACCTCCTTGCACTTCAGAGCACCTTTGCGGGGAACCTTGTGATTATTGGAAGCATCGCCAATATCATAACAGTTGAGCTTGCAAGGATTTATGATGTGAAAATCGGATTTAAGGAGCATGCGAGGACAGGCATTCCTGTCACTATTGTTTCTGTAATTACAGCACTGCTATGGATGAAGATTGTGAATTTGCTTGTATAG
- a CDS encoding amino acid permease, translated as MGSQLFIKKPIKLLLEEMAGEHQLRRILGPVQLTSLGVGAIIGTGIFVLTGVAAHDITGPALMLSFVVSGLACIFAALCYAEFASMVPVAGSAYTYTYATMGELFAWIIGWDLVLEYAVASSTVAHGWSKYFQDLLSVFGLKLPRFIANAPFDYNPQTGTFIATGNGFDLPAIVIVAIITMVLIKGIKESASFNAAMVILKVLIVFFVIGVGAFYVNPDNWHPFAPFGLTGISFFGKTVAGQTGKGGEPLGMMAGAAIIFFAYIGFDSISTHAEEAKNPKRDIPISIISSLILCTFLYIAVSAVLTGMVRYDEININAPVSNAFGKVGLPWAQFLISIGAITGITSVLLVMMLSQPRVLLAMARDGLLPSKFFGAVHKRFRTPWKSTILTGIFVGLLAAFVPLRILAELVNIGTLLAFVIVCGAVLIMRKTNPDAERPFRAPFVPLVPILGILICLMLMFSLPAENWLRLFVWLAIGLVIYFCYGRKHSVMARYLASEISKHGVSPAGTLLPTHEDNINGKKRTKKRK; from the coding sequence ATGGGCAGTCAGCTTTTTATAAAAAAACCTATTAAGCTACTTCTTGAAGAGATGGCCGGAGAACATCAGCTCAGGCGCATTTTAGGTCCGGTGCAGCTCACAAGTCTTGGCGTAGGGGCGATCATCGGCACCGGAATCTTCGTACTCACCGGAGTTGCAGCCCATGACATTACAGGCCCGGCTCTTATGCTATCCTTCGTTGTATCAGGGCTTGCCTGCATCTTTGCCGCCCTCTGCTACGCCGAGTTTGCCTCGATGGTCCCTGTCGCAGGTTCTGCATACACTTATACATACGCCACAATGGGGGAGTTATTCGCATGGATAATAGGATGGGACCTTGTACTTGAATATGCCGTCGCATCATCCACAGTGGCGCATGGATGGTCTAAGTATTTTCAGGATTTATTAAGCGTATTCGGCCTTAAGCTTCCCCGTTTTATTGCCAATGCCCCATTTGATTATAACCCCCAGACAGGAACTTTTATAGCTACCGGGAACGGGTTTGACTTGCCAGCCATTGTAATCGTTGCCATAATCACCATGGTTCTCATTAAAGGGATCAAAGAAAGCGCAAGCTTCAATGCCGCTATGGTCATTCTTAAAGTTCTCATAGTTTTCTTTGTGATTGGCGTTGGTGCGTTCTACGTTAACCCCGATAACTGGCACCCCTTCGCCCCATTCGGACTTACCGGAATAAGTTTCTTCGGAAAAACAGTTGCCGGTCAGACAGGGAAAGGGGGCGAACCCCTCGGTATGATGGCAGGCGCTGCAATAATATTCTTTGCCTACATAGGATTCGACTCGATATCAACTCACGCCGAGGAAGCGAAAAATCCGAAGCGCGACATTCCGATAAGCATCATATCATCATTAATCCTCTGTACCTTCCTCTACATAGCAGTATCTGCTGTGCTCACTGGAATGGTACGTTACGACGAGATCAACATCAACGCCCCTGTATCAAACGCATTCGGCAAAGTCGGTCTTCCCTGGGCACAGTTTTTAATATCCATAGGTGCAATCACTGGAATCACATCCGTACTTCTTGTAATGATGTTAAGTCAGCCGCGCGTGCTTTTAGCAATGGCACGAGATGGGCTTCTCCCTTCGAAATTTTTTGGTGCTGTGCATAAACGTTTCCGCACCCCGTGGAAATCAACGATACTCACTGGCATATTTGTAGGATTGCTTGCGGCTTTTGTCCCGCTCAGGATTCTGGCCGAGCTCGTAAATATCGGGACACTGCTGGCATTCGTCATCGTCTGCGGTGCCGTGTTGATAATGAGGAAGACAAACCCTGACGCAGAGCGTCCTTTCCGTGCTCCTTTTGTTCCGCTTGTCCCCATACTTGGCATATTAATATGCCTGATGCTGATGTTCTCGCTTCCTGCGGAAAACTGGTTACGTCTTTTTGTATGGCTCGCAATTGGTCTAGTAATTTACTTCTGCTATGGAAGAAAACACAGTGTAATGGCACGTTATCTTGCCTCAGAAATAAGCAAGCATGGCGTCTCTCCGGCAGGCACTCTTCTTCCAACTCATGAAGATAATATCAATGGTAAAAAAAGAACCAAAAAAAGAAAGTAG
- a CDS encoding epoxyqueuosine reductase QueH: MTGRSTGKSNDKLLLHVCCGPCSIYPLELLNLRFKTTCYFYNPNIYPESEYRRRFETMKIYADYAGIKLEYNKAGDNFNDFIFAISENKAKRCEICYMIRLDMTAQKAAMEGYDYYSTTLLYSIYMDHQKVKSIGESLGELHGVDFYYSDFREGWRKGVSSSKEMGMYRQNYCGCIYSLEDRAERLKMKEQKKSGQGGK; the protein is encoded by the coding sequence TTGACTGGAAGATCAACCGGAAAATCAAATGATAAACTGCTCCTGCATGTGTGCTGCGGACCATGCTCAATCTATCCTCTCGAGCTTTTGAATCTAAGGTTTAAAACCACATGCTATTTTTATAATCCCAACATATATCCGGAATCTGAATACCGTCGAAGATTTGAGACAATGAAAATTTATGCGGACTATGCGGGAATAAAACTGGAATATAATAAGGCAGGGGATAATTTTAATGATTTCATCTTTGCTATTAGTGAGAATAAAGCAAAGCGGTGTGAGATATGTTATATGATAAGGCTTGATATGACAGCGCAAAAGGCAGCTATGGAAGGGTATGATTATTACAGTACAACGCTTCTTTACAGCATATATATGGACCATCAAAAAGTTAAAAGCATAGGCGAGTCTTTAGGAGAGCTTCACGGAGTTGATTTTTATTATTCTGATTTCAGAGAAGGGTGGAGAAAAGGAGTCAGCTCTTCTAAAGAGATGGGAATGTACAGACAAAACTACTGCGGATGCATTTACAGCCTGGAAGACAGAGCAGAGAGATTAAAGATGAAAGAACAAAAGAAATCCGGACAAGGAGGAAAGTAA
- the queA gene encoding tRNA preQ1(34) S-adenosylmethionine ribosyltransferase-isomerase QueA: MDINLLDYELGKEFIAQHPSLKRDESKLMFMGRESGEIRHLLFKDIAGYFNSGDVLVVNDTRVFPARIEGQKKSTGGGVRFLVTKRINSHEWEAIIEKGHNIREGEEIDFCSGRFRGRLTGRGAKGTGRILFATNGTDPLQYFEEYGAMPLPPYIKRTGNNGITAGNGLSDSKRYQTVYAEHSGSIAAPTAGLHFTETLLTELEKKGVKIVKITLHVGTGTFKPVSCDNIDEHVMDEEEYSITEAAAGELNTALSERKRIIAVGTTTTRTLESEMLNFGKFTTGNKSTGIFIKPRFAFKAISGIITNFHLPRTTLLALVSAFCGRERILSAYEVAKQNGYRFYSYGDAMFIV, encoded by the coding sequence ATGGATATAAATCTCCTCGACTATGAACTTGGGAAAGAGTTTATTGCCCAGCATCCATCTCTCAAAAGAGATGAGTCGAAGCTCATGTTCATGGGAAGAGAAAGCGGGGAAATAAGGCATCTCCTGTTTAAAGACATTGCCGGTTATTTTAATTCCGGTGATGTACTCGTTGTCAATGATACCCGTGTTTTTCCTGCGCGTATTGAGGGACAGAAAAAATCAACAGGCGGAGGTGTGAGGTTTCTTGTAACAAAGAGAATAAATAGCCATGAATGGGAAGCCATCATCGAGAAAGGCCATAACATTAGAGAAGGTGAGGAGATAGATTTTTGCAGCGGGAGATTCAGAGGCAGGCTGACAGGCAGAGGAGCGAAGGGAACGGGACGGATTTTGTTTGCGACCAATGGTACTGATCCCCTTCAATATTTCGAAGAATACGGAGCAATGCCGCTTCCGCCTTATATAAAGAGGACCGGTAATAATGGAATCACCGCAGGCAATGGACTTTCTGACAGCAAAAGATACCAGACAGTTTATGCCGAGCACTCAGGCTCTATAGCTGCCCCGACTGCTGGCCTTCATTTTACTGAGACGCTGTTAACTGAATTAGAAAAAAAAGGAGTAAAGATAGTAAAGATTACCCTTCATGTCGGGACAGGAACATTCAAACCCGTTTCTTGCGACAATATAGACGAGCATGTTATGGATGAAGAGGAGTACAGCATAACAGAAGCAGCAGCAGGTGAACTAAACACTGCTCTTAGTGAAAGGAAACGTATAATCGCAGTCGGCACTACAACAACAAGAACGCTTGAAAGCGAGATGCTTAATTTCGGAAAGTTTACAACCGGAAACAAAAGCACAGGCATATTCATAAAACCGAGATTTGCGTTTAAAGCAATATCAGGGATTATAACTAATTTCCACCTTCCGCGGACAACCCTGCTTGCGCTGGTTTCTGCTTTCTGCGGAAGGGAGAGGATTCTATCTGCATATGAGGTTGCAAAACAAAATGGATACAGGTTCTACAGCTACGGCGATGCAATGTTCATCGTTTAA
- a CDS encoding sulfite exporter TauE/SafE family protein, whose product MNSPSTFLLLAIGLVSGVASGFFGIGGGILIIPALIYLVGFSQHTATGTSLAIMLPPVGIAAVIEYYRHGNVDFKTALFIAAGLVVGGWIGAFFANNIKGPYLRLAFSIFVIFMGFYLLLGALQRLKWI is encoded by the coding sequence ATGAACAGTCCTTCAACCTTCCTTTTGTTAGCAATTGGTCTTGTTTCAGGGGTTGCGTCAGGTTTCTTTGGTATAGGCGGCGGTATACTCATCATTCCCGCACTTATCTATCTCGTCGGTTTCTCACAGCATACAGCTACAGGGACAAGCCTTGCCATCATGCTTCCTCCCGTGGGAATTGCGGCCGTGATCGAGTATTACCGCCATGGCAATGTTGATTTCAAAACAGCATTATTCATTGCCGCAGGCTTGGTCGTGGGAGGCTGGATTGGCGCATTTTTTGCCAATAATATTAAAGGCCCATATCTTAGATTGGCATTTTCAATCTTTGTCATATTCATGGGCTTTTACTTATTACTGGG
- a CDS encoding GAF domain-containing protein codes for MEKSPSLNGVIEFSPYEVVFKENNRILLIGDYQDQWKEDLQNLAGEYALDIYFSINATEGLKLVEEHGPFAVNVIPYAMPDISSKEFYSIIRKRFSESYIVIITDIVNADEARSFFKIDSFAACMIKPIRIENFSMMIKKLMTKYNLVKREHLTIKRLKEKEIDMEIISVITKNIVSSLNFSKIIRIVLDEIQNKLPVDKCIYFAITPENLLVHIESRGIPEHLLKKIPTMNIDDYDVLKYICSEKKEIYIGDLNNYPDETIKRIASSAGINSIAIFPVILEGRVAGLLSISTENREEERRITPRVFTVLKRITELLSISLWNATKYKNVSDFNRELLNELKKTSQLGNKICSTLELNELLKVSIEGINEILPCEAHTLLIMDRETGKLNLRFGTGGGINKLLEYKDHEDIEIADFVLSQKQPLIKNGMKASEDVPVNVNIREELMKYFPPVSNIMIVPVISKGESIGLIISMDKKDGTDFDETDAEHISIIASQIGIATENAILSQEKTRNLERTFIKLEQTEAQLFQSEKMAALGHLAGGVAHEINNPLTGIVTNLEHINELYHLDEAAYGQFMELCSASAANANSLDELKAKLTKLFESEKKRTRWLSTAVKGGLRCKHIVENLLTFSRQSRIEDYNYFDLNECITQTIELVHHQFEVKGVTIEKNMPSSELNVYGNMGEISQVFLNMLINAFQAIKGGGKITVTTNEPVDGFVELLISDTGSGISEEIRDRIFDPFFTTKEVGVGTGLGLSIAHGIIEKHGGLIDFRSNSGKGTTFSIKLPTDENGNKAKKETDTAFKAG; via the coding sequence ATGGAAAAATCACCGTCATTAAACGGTGTAATTGAATTTTCTCCCTATGAGGTCGTGTTTAAAGAGAATAACCGCATCCTCTTAATCGGCGATTATCAGGACCAGTGGAAAGAAGACCTTCAAAATCTGGCTGGCGAATACGCCCTTGATATCTACTTTTCCATTAACGCCACTGAAGGGCTGAAACTCGTAGAAGAGCATGGCCCCTTTGCTGTAAACGTCATTCCCTATGCAATGCCCGATATCAGCTCAAAGGAATTTTACTCAATCATAAGAAAAAGATTCAGTGAATCCTACATAGTCATAATTACAGACATAGTGAATGCTGATGAAGCGCGTTCCTTTTTCAAGATAGACAGCTTTGCTGCCTGCATGATCAAGCCCATCAGGATTGAGAATTTCAGCATGATGATAAAAAAACTCATGACCAAATACAATCTTGTAAAGCGTGAGCATCTCACAATAAAGAGGCTTAAAGAAAAAGAGATCGATATGGAGATAATATCGGTAATCACGAAGAATATTGTCTCAAGCCTCAACTTCTCAAAGATAATCCGCATCGTACTTGATGAGATACAGAACAAGCTTCCTGTGGACAAATGCATTTATTTTGCAATCACTCCTGAAAATCTCCTCGTTCACATTGAAAGCAGGGGGATACCAGAGCACCTGCTAAAAAAAATCCCGACAATGAACATAGATGATTATGATGTCCTGAAATACATATGCAGTGAAAAAAAAGAGATATACATCGGGGATCTCAACAATTATCCGGATGAGACCATAAAACGCATAGCAAGTTCTGCGGGAATAAATTCAATAGCCATATTCCCGGTAATACTTGAAGGAAGAGTTGCGGGACTCCTTTCCATATCAACTGAAAACAGGGAAGAAGAACGACGGATCACACCCAGGGTGTTCACCGTGCTTAAGCGCATCACGGAACTCCTTTCAATAAGCCTCTGGAATGCGACCAAATATAAAAACGTGTCAGATTTCAACAGAGAGCTTCTCAATGAACTCAAAAAAACAAGCCAGCTCGGCAACAAGATATGCTCCACTCTCGAGTTGAATGAACTTCTGAAAGTCTCGATTGAGGGAATAAATGAGATTCTCCCCTGCGAGGCACATACATTACTCATAATGGACAGGGAAACCGGAAAATTAAACCTTCGTTTCGGTACCGGCGGAGGCATAAACAAACTCCTCGAATACAAAGACCATGAAGATATAGAAATCGCAGACTTTGTATTAAGCCAGAAGCAGCCTCTTATAAAAAACGGGATGAAGGCAAGCGAAGACGTTCCTGTAAATGTCAACATCAGGGAAGAGTTAATGAAATACTTCCCTCCTGTATCGAATATAATGATAGTTCCAGTCATATCAAAGGGAGAATCAATTGGTCTTATAATCAGCATGGACAAGAAAGACGGAACGGACTTTGATGAGACAGATGCAGAGCACATATCTATCATTGCAAGCCAGATAGGAATAGCAACTGAAAACGCAATTCTTTCACAGGAAAAGACCAGGAACCTTGAACGAACATTCATTAAGCTCGAGCAGACCGAGGCGCAACTCTTTCAATCTGAAAAAATGGCTGCCCTTGGACATCTTGCCGGAGGCGTAGCCCATGAAATAAACAATCCATTGACCGGGATTGTGACAAACCTCGAACATATAAACGAACTTTATCATCTTGATGAAGCGGCTTATGGACAATTCATGGAGCTCTGCTCCGCTTCAGCGGCTAATGCAAACTCTCTGGATGAACTGAAAGCCAAGCTCACAAAGCTTTTCGAATCAGAGAAAAAAAGGACAAGATGGCTTTCAACTGCCGTAAAGGGGGGGCTAAGATGCAAGCATATAGTAGAAAACCTCCTCACATTCTCACGTCAGTCACGCATAGAGGATTATAATTATTTTGACCTCAATGAGTGCATAACCCAGACCATAGAGCTTGTTCACCACCAGTTCGAAGTTAAAGGAGTGACTATAGAAAAGAATATGCCGTCCTCGGAGTTGAATGTTTATGGGAATATGGGGGAAATAAGCCAGGTTTTCCTCAATATGCTGATAAATGCTTTTCAGGCAATTAAAGGAGGAGGCAAGATAACAGTCACGACTAATGAACCTGTAGATGGTTTTGTAGAACTTTTAATATCTGACACAGGTTCAGGAATCAGTGAAGAAATCAGGGACAGGATATTTGATCCATTCTTCACAACCAAGGAAGTTGGAGTAGGCACAGGGCTTGGACTTTCTATCGCCCACGGCATAATCGAGAAACATGGAGGGCTCATCGATTTTAGATCAAACTCCGGCAAAGGAACTACATTCAGCATAAAACTCCCAACAGACGAAAACGGGAATAAGGCAAAAAAAGAAACTGACACCGCTTTTAAAGCCGGATGA
- a CDS encoding radical SAM protein: MAACYQKLYESGELGERAEMLKSLLKSCTLCPHKCRVDRTRGDRGKCRAAISATISSVGPHFGEEPPLVGIHGSGTIFFTCCNLHCIFCQNYDISHLDNGTDVKADVLSSHMLNLQKEGCHNINLVTPTHFVPQIIEALEIAAARGLNLPIVYNCGGYESLDVIRLLDGIVDIYMPDAKFAEPKIAKELCGVADYFEILKPVLLEMHRQVGVLQINESGIAERGLLIRHLVMPGMLQDTRRILEFIAKNISPETYVNVMGQYRPCFEAENIGRISKSLDYYEYQEALKIAKSFGLVRGLEN; encoded by the coding sequence ATGGCCGCCTGCTACCAGAAACTCTATGAATCCGGTGAACTTGGTGAGAGGGCAGAAATGCTTAAATCACTGCTTAAGTCATGCACCCTTTGTCCGCATAAATGCCGCGTTGACAGGACAAGAGGAGATAGGGGAAAATGCAGGGCGGCGATTAGTGCTACCATCTCAAGCGTTGGACCACATTTCGGAGAGGAGCCTCCATTGGTAGGTATTCATGGCTCCGGGACGATTTTTTTTACCTGCTGTAACCTCCACTGCATTTTCTGCCAGAACTACGACATAAGCCATCTTGATAATGGGACTGATGTTAAAGCAGATGTACTTTCATCGCATATGCTTAACCTTCAAAAGGAAGGTTGTCACAATATAAACCTTGTTACGCCGACGCACTTTGTCCCGCAGATAATAGAGGCTCTCGAAATCGCCGCCGCCCGTGGTCTCAATCTTCCCATAGTGTACAACTGCGGAGGGTATGAATCTCTTGATGTCATCAGACTTCTTGACGGCATTGTAGATATCTATATGCCTGATGCGAAGTTTGCAGAGCCCAAGATTGCAAAAGAACTTTGCGGAGTTGCAGACTATTTTGAAATTTTAAAGCCTGTGCTCCTTGAAATGCACAGGCAGGTTGGAGTATTACAAATAAATGAGAGCGGTATTGCAGAAAGAGGACTGCTCATCAGGCATCTTGTCATGCCCGGCATGCTTCAGGACACAAGGAGGATTTTGGAATTCATTGCAAAAAATATTTCACCTGAAACATATGTCAATGTGATGGGACAGTACCGTCCTTGCTTTGAAGCGGAGAATATAGGAAGAATTTCAAAATCTTTGGATTATTATGAATATCAGGAGGCTCTGAAAATAGCCAAAAGTTTTGGACTTGTAAGAGGACTGGAAAATTGA